Genomic window (Phaeodactylum tricornutum CCAP 1055/1 chromosome 3, complete sequence):
GTCTGAATTTTTCACCCTTGGCTATTCCCATTTCATTGCCATCAGAGCAAAACAATAATGCAATGTAAGATATGTTTGCACTATGATGTCTCTAGAATCCTGACATAAGATGAAGGAATGCCACGTATAGCCCAAGAAAAAAGATGATTGTGAAAAACAACGGAGTAACTTTTCTATACGTatacattaactgtaatgCGCAAGAGGAATGCTGCGCATACATGTACATGCATGTGTAGAAGTGGTATGTACAAAGTTTAGGAAATGCTTTCAGCTACATAAAGCCGGCTGATTCTCGCTCAGTTCTTCGCTGAATTGTGACCACTCGAGACATCCACATCATCCATCGGAAAAGTTGGTAGCCTAAGAACACCTTCCAGACAGAACTCAAATTAGTTCCTGGTACGCCGCGCGCAGCCGCACGTTTCACCCGCAGCATAAAAAAAGGAACAACTGCAAAAAAGCCGGCGTACATTTTGCCCAAGAACCCCAGATCCTTTTGCCCCAACAAGAGACCTTCAGATGCGCAAACAATACCATGCACGGCAAACACGCCCACAAGCAACGGGGCAATGGACGCTACCATGGAACTGACAACAGGATCAGCGGTAAAAAATTGCGACAAGAATGGAATGCAGAGAACAGCGCTGACCATCACAGAGCCGAAAATTGAGCCGGCCTTAAAAAAGtttctcgtcgtctttcGTAATGCATTGGTTCGTTCTTTCGAAACCTTCTTTTCGGCAATCGCTGGCACAAAGGACTGCGCTGTTAAACTAAGTGAATCCGCAATGGGGCAGAGGCAGTAGAAAAGGCTGACAATTACTTGCTGAGCCGCCATGCTGACGGTACCGAGTGAACTGGCAACAACGTGCGCCATAGCAACATAACCTGAAACCCGACCAACCTGTGTGCTGGTAACCGGCAACATATATGGATAAAATTCTTTGATAATGCTTTTGGACGGAAGCCTGACAAGCTCCCGCCTCTGGATTTTGCTCTCGAGGAATCCGCGCACTGAAAAAGATTTCTCCTTCGATGATGGCTTGTTTTTTTTGGTCCATTTGGATCGACGTGTCTTTGTCGTAGCGTGTCCTGTTCTGCTTGGAACTGCTATCGACTTCTCTTCTGATAAATTCGCTCGGAACGACTGCAAAGTGTCTATGAAGCGCCGCCTTCGGTTTTCACCGGCGCTATCCGACTTTCCAGTCAGTTCCAAAATAGCTCGAGACACGTTGACCACCTGTTTACGCTCTTTCGTTTGCGGTTTGTGACAAAGCCAGTGCACAAATAAACCAACGGCCGCAAATTGACTGAATACGGTAGCCCAAGCGGCTCCGGCCGCTCCACCAAGCCAAGGGTTGGTACTCCCGACGAAAAGCATGTCTCCGATAAAATTGACAACAGCCGCCGCCAATAGAACATAGAGAGGACTGCGGATATCTTGCATGCCAAGGCAAGCAGCTTGAGTACTCCCAATTACGGCAGCTGCCGGCATTCCAAGCGCCCGGATGCGAACGTACTTCATTGCGGCGGCAAATACGGCAGGACTCATGGCGTCATTTCCAATTAAAGCTTGCAGCAAGGGTCGGGCGAAGACAAATAAAACGGCGCCCAAGCCAGCGCCGACATAAGTCGAAAGTTGTATGGCTCCTTTCAGGGTACTTGTGCTCCGGGGTGATCCTTCTACTCCACGATCAGACTCCAAGGCTGACGCCATGAGATTCGTCGTCCCCGTAAACAAAAATGCAATAAGCAAGGCAGCGTAGTCAGTGACAGCAACCGCGGGATTCAGAGCAGCCTGCTGGACCGTTCCGGACAGAATGCCTACAGAGCTCGTGTCAATCAACGACAAGAGAGGCCCACAGAGCCACACCCCGGTGGCAGGTAACGCGAATTTAAGAATTTTTCCAACCGACGGTGCGGCTATTTTTGGTGCCACTGAGGGATCCCCAACGATCTGCGACGCCGGAAGGATCTCAGGGATTCTGTTAACTTCCACCGTAGCATTTTTAAAGCCGGGTGTGGAATAATTAAAAATGTCTTCATCCGAGAGGGTTGCTTCCGCAGCATCAGCGGCTTCTTGCGAAGCAGCGAGAATGGCACTCACAACATCAGATGCTACTTCGGCAGATGTCTCTGATACGGATGCAAATTCTGCAGACATCTCTGATGAGGATATTACGTTGGCACTCTCTTCTGTGAAGCTCTCTAATACGACGCCGAAAGTCTCGACTTCATTTTCGGAACCAAGTGTTTCCACCTCCGCTTGCAACGCCTCGTCTACCGCCTCTTCTACCGTAGCCAAAAACAATTCCTCGCCAGGGTCAACCACTTTATCCGTATCTGAGACTAGTAGGATAGGCTCAAGCTTGAGAACCTCCGTTTGGGTTTGATCCGTCTGCTCGTAGATCTTCGTTAAGCGGCTAAAGGGGGCATGGCGTAAAGTCAAAGAAGCGGCGCTACTCCGCACCAGCGATCGTTGGGAAGGACGAAACGCAACAGTAACCGCGACCAAAGAAAGAACCGTGATACACAGAATTTGCATAATGATGTTTTCGGTGACTCAAAACGTCTTTTTCAGGGTTCCAGTGGATCTTACAGTGTTCAACAAAGGCAGAAAGCCAAGTGAAGGACAAATGAATAACAAGCTGCAACGGCACAACGAGGGGGAAAAGGAGTGCAAAATGTGAGTGAACGACTTGAACTTTGGTGTGCCCAGCATTTCTGCCTTACGCGTGTTCCATGTTAGAGAAATAATTTTCTCGTAGAATTCACTCCGTCAAGATGATGTCAAGTCAACGTCATAGTACCAGCGTCTGGGTCAGAACTTTCATTTGCTTTGGTGTGTCCAGATCATCGTCATACCTTCTTTGGCGCAGACAACACGAATCAAAATTGCATGAACATGGAACCCGGTCCATCGATATCGGACAAACGAGCCTATTCACAAACAGCGTCAAAATCGGCACGAACTTGTCGTTGGGACCGCCCTATAAAAGCGTCGTTCCCAAATGCAAACGCATCGCGATTCTCACCTTCCCAACGATTAAAAACCTTTCCGAAGCGAATAGTTGGTTTTACGGGCAAAACGTTTCCAATCTATTTTCACACCAGGTTGTGACTGTCGAAGGCGAAGGTCAGCCAAGATCGACCTCTGTCTAGCCTCATCCTTAAATAGGAAAATTTCTCGTTATTCTGCGAAAGTTCATTCCCAGTCAACGAGCTCCGAAAATCGCGAGGTCGCTCTTTAAAATGCTTCCGACGTTCCCACACGATCCAATACGAATCACTCGACTGCTACGATTCGTTTGATTCAAAACAGCACTTCTTGAGAGAGTAGTCCGGCACTCCTTCACTGCCAATGTGTCACAATGGACTGTCGTTGGCCCAAAAATTTTCGAGACCAATCACAAGTTTGTAATTCTGAAGGGGAGTCATTTCTTTTACATCAGTCATTGACTGTTTCAATTGGCTTGTTCACAAGATGCCACAAACTGTAAACTGGCTACCTTTCTTGTTTTTAAGGCGATACGTTCAGTGCGTTGCATAAAGTATTCGAACCAACTTTACGTATTAGGAGGGAGACGATCAACACTTGCAATGTCCGACGGAGACTATAGTGAACAATCGTACTACGAAGAGGAGTACGAAGAGGACGAGCTGATCGAGGAAGAGGTTTACGAAGAACCGGCTCCTCCCTCACCATCACGTCCGGTCCATCCACTCTTTGCCGGTGGCAATGCAAAGAATGCCCTAGCTGCGGCGGCGAGTAATATGACAGCAAGTCGATCAGAAGAGGGTGAGCCCAAAAGCCAGCCGGCTCCTACTcaatcttcgtcgtctacTCGTCCCACCCATCCCCTCTTCGGAGGTGGCGGAATAGGCGGAGGCGAAAAGGCTGACTTGAACGCCCAAATTGCCGCCATGGCAGCCAAACGCAACAAACGAGTCAAGACCGACGGTCCAACAACACCGACACCTAAGCAAACGCTAGCGACGTCATCTATTTCCAACGGGCCACCGACAGGATCCTTGGCAGAACAAGTTGCTCAGCTAGCAGCTCGCCGACAAGCCCGATTAGACAGTGGTGAACCTCTTCCGTTGTCGAATAACGATCAAGCCGAAAAACGAATAGCGGTCACGTCGATGCCTCCATCCAAACCAGCGTCAAAGCCGAAGGCGATGGGAGCGAGTAAACCGCTCAAGGCGGTCCAAAAAGGCAAAGCCGTTGAGGCGAAGAAGCAAGGAGGATGGTTTGGGAAACCGAGCAACTCAAAAAAGGGCGCTACCGCAGCGGAACCCAAACAGGTCAAGAAAATCGTGTACAAAGTACCGGCCAAGCAAAACTTACCTCCGTCCGCC
Coding sequences:
- a CDS encoding predicted protein; this encodes MQILCITVLSLVAVTVAFRPSQRSLVRSSAASLTLRHAPFSRLTKIYEQTDQTQTEVLKLEPILLVSDTDKVVDPGEELFLATVEEAVDEALQAEVETLGSENEVETFGVVLESFTEESANVISSSEMSAEFASVSETSAEVASDVVSAILAASQEAADAAEATLSDEDIFNYSTPGFKNATVEVNRIPEILPASQIVGDPSVAPKIAAPSVGKILKFALPATGVWLCGPLLSLIDTSSVGILSGTVQQAALNPAVAVTDYAALLIAFLFTGTTNLMASALESDRGVEGSPRSTSTLKGAIQLSTYVGAGLGAVLFVFARPLLQALIGNDAMSPAVFAAAMKYVRIRALGMPAAAVIGSTQAACLGMQDIRSPLYVLLAAAVVNFIGDMLFVGSTNPWLGGAAGAAWATVFSQFAAVGLFVHWLCHKPQTKERKQVVNVSRAILELTGKSDSAGENRRRRFIDTLQSFRANLSEEKSIAVPSRTGHATTKTRRSKWTKKNKPSSKEKSFSVRGFLESKIQRRELVRLPSKSIIKEFYPYMLPVTSTQVGRVSGYVAMAHVVASSLGTVSMAAQQVIVSLFYCLCPIADSLSLTAQSFVPAIAEKKVSKERTNALRKTTRNFFKAGSIFGSVMVSAVLCIPFLSQFFTADPVVSSMVASIAPLLVGVFAVHGIVCASEGLLLGQKDLGFLGKMYAGFFAVVPFFMLRVKRAAARGVPGTNLSSVWKVFLGYQLFRWMMWMSRVVTIQRRTERESAGFM
- a CDS encoding predicted protein: MSDGDYSEQSYYEEEYEEDELIEEEVYEEPAPPSPSRPVHPLFAGGNAKNALAAAASNMTASRSEEGEPKSQPAPTQSSSSTRPTHPLFGGGGIGGGEKADLNAQIAAMAAKRNKRVKTDGPTTPTPKQTLATSSISNGPPTGSLAEQVAQLAARRQARLDSGEPLPLSNNDQAEKRIAVTSMPPSKPASKPKAMGASKPLKAVQKGKAVEAKKQGGWFGKPSNSKKGATAAEPKQVKKIVYKVPAKQNLPPSASETKQEPAFVSARLKSTTPLAAASSSVTPQSRSPTTVAHSPDPIFRNAKLRTTGIDTMAPPKQLAGERPPSPEPTLASQPRSQPMETAPLTETRQRQRPPLSRRRSSGTIPNTVSSRVRIPDFHPTCWQ